One window of the Syngnathoides biaculeatus isolate LvHL_M chromosome 11, ASM1980259v1, whole genome shotgun sequence genome contains the following:
- the sybl1 gene encoding vesicle-associated membrane protein 7, with the protein MAILFAVVARGTTILAKHAWCGGNFLEVTEQILAKIPSENNKLTYSHGSYLFHYICHDRIIYLCITDDDFERSRAFSFLSEIKRRFQTTYGSRAQTALPYAMNSEFSSTLAAQMKHHSDPRGSDRLTETQMQVDDLKGIMVRNIDLVAQRGEKLELLIDKTENLVDSSVTFRTTSRNLARAMCMKNLKLTFVVVLVCLVVIYIIVSASCGGLSWPSCVK; encoded by the exons ATGGCAATTCTATTTGCCGTGGTGGCTCGTGGAACCACCATCCTAGCCAAGCATGCATGGTGTGGTGGGAACTTCCTCGAAGTGACAGAACAGATCTTAGCCAAGATTCCAtctgaaaataataaattgacaTACAGCCATGGCAG cTATCTCTTTCATTACATCTGCCATGACAGAATCATATACCTGTGTATCACCGATGAT GACTTTGAAAGATCACGTGCATTCAGCTTCCTCAGTGAAATCAAGAGGCGCTTCCAGACCACATATGGGTCGCGAGCACAAACAGCCCTGCCTTACGCCATGAACAGCGAGTTCTCGTCAACGCTGGCTGCGCAGATG AAACATCATTCTGACCcacggggatcggatcgccttACTGAAACACAAATGCAAGTGGATGACCTGAAGGGTATTATGGTCCGGAACATAG ATTTGGTTGCTCAGAGAGGTGAGAAACTGGAACTGTTGATTGACAAGACGGAAAATCTGGTCGATTCT tCTGTCACATTTCGTACCACAAGTCGTAATTTAGCCAGAGCCATGTGTATGAAAAACCTCAAGCTGACCTTTGTTGTCGTGCTGGTGTGCCTG GTCGTCATTTACATTATTGTCTCTGCTTCTTGCGGAGGCCTCAGCTGGCCCTCCTGTGTCAAATGA